In Candidatus Nomurabacteria bacterium, the following proteins share a genomic window:
- a CDS encoding right-handed parallel beta-helix repeat-containing protein, producing the protein MKIIGGFFLRVFGALIFTGLIFILYGWQQVALAASLSDLGPQTVESTPLSQGTLFVAPDGSGTNCTEVSPCSIWTANGKVVPGDVVFLRGGTYALDKKVNMYHTATAANPIVFESYPGEWAVFDGGQNEKGLKVFLQLTGKHIQLRKFEVKNMPVQGIWIGGTDNLLDGIHVHHNALSGIQVYSPYDQYPYDAYGSRNVIRNCTSHDNSDAGLTSSGFGDGNNADGVAISSGEGNRVEHCLVYHNSDDGIDAWRSTNTYFGYNIVHSNGYASGNGNGIKAGSSQGQSFGTIVEHNLSYSNAGYGGIIHNGGVDQTYINNTTWNNATYGLVLSKEVTALNNVTTDPLGPSNPKYADNNSWQRTGTVEFISTNPSSSSFLKPIAGGGFEDIGAYAGVSSGGTTVSLSDLVVESLSYDESTGKFTAVVKNQGAAATPSNKSIGVAFLVDDIEKVQGQTSGPLAVGASVSIVSGSVYTVSEGSHTLTAKVDSNGNISESNESNNNFSQDITIAGSSSNISVGTIDGIGPQPITPTPLSQGTIFVAPNGTGAACTDANPCDIWTAIDKAVAGDVVFLKGGTYQVTKNIYLNNIGTASNPVIYESYPGQKAVFDGASLLRGSWTQLLITGKYIHLRNIEVKGMPRSGIEINGTDNIVDGIHSHHNTLSGISIYSSPNGDDKPNAGSRNIMRNCIAHDNSDAGLTGSGYNDGNNADGLKVHSGFDNRVENCLVYNNSDDGIDTWVSVGTYVGYSIFYSNGLAAGDGNGIKAGGIKAGTTVQGRNAYIDHNISYSNRSRGLDTNQGKNVTFINNTTWNNAARGTFAGDTTMKNNISTDTKIWSVDAGIQVNNSWQRTGTVEFISTNPSSSSFLKPTAGGGFEDIGAYASMVSSNSSSNGSNTQGTSLINNTTSNTTNSLSSGGGSGSSNTANSSNDNLSNTSTGDSVAPTESPITTNSLNNSVMASTQPILTTKMGIGSRGSEVKLLQQLLNRDPVTQVAAYGDGSKGNETDFYGTLTAEAVGKFQIKYGVLQSRNEEGYGNVGPLTLAKLNAVFSTPSPSAELVGQALLMQQINDLLNQVRYLQSLLAQKMNGNIGTVFTRNLAYGSEGEDVRRLQIKLNTDLETQVSLTGDGAPGLETTFFGKGTEAAVKRFQEKYNIINYGTPETTGYGAFGPATRVMMESLY; encoded by the coding sequence ATGAAAATTATTGGCGGTTTCTTTTTAAGGGTGTTTGGTGCATTGATCTTCACAGGTCTTATTTTTATATTGTATGGTTGGCAGCAAGTGGCTTTGGCGGCGTCACTTAGTGATCTTGGTCCCCAGACAGTTGAGTCTACTCCTTTAAGTCAAGGGACTCTTTTTGTAGCACCAGACGGAAGTGGTACTAATTGTACAGAAGTGTCTCCGTGTAGTATTTGGACGGCAAACGGCAAGGTTGTGCCGGGTGACGTGGTTTTTTTGCGGGGAGGGACTTACGCTTTAGATAAAAAAGTAAATATGTACCACACAGCTACGGCTGCTAATCCAATAGTATTTGAAAGTTACCCGGGAGAGTGGGCGGTGTTTGACGGTGGTCAGAACGAAAAAGGGTTGAAAGTTTTTTTACAGCTAACTGGAAAACATATTCAGCTACGTAAGTTTGAAGTCAAAAACATGCCGGTCCAAGGTATCTGGATTGGTGGTACAGATAACTTACTTGACGGTATACATGTGCACCATAATGCTTTGAGTGGTATTCAGGTCTATAGCCCCTACGATCAGTATCCATATGATGCCTATGGTTCTCGAAATGTTATTCGCAACTGTACTTCTCATGACAACTCTGACGCTGGGCTAACTTCATCCGGCTTTGGTGATGGAAATAATGCTGATGGTGTAGCAATCTCTTCTGGTGAAGGTAATAGAGTTGAGCATTGTTTGGTCTACCATAACTCCGATGATGGTATCGACGCCTGGCGGTCAACTAATACTTATTTTGGTTACAATATTGTTCATTCCAATGGTTATGCTAGCGGTAATGGTAATGGTATAAAGGCTGGGTCATCACAAGGACAAAGTTTTGGTACTATTGTGGAGCATAACTTGTCATACTCAAATGCTGGATATGGTGGCATTATCCATAATGGAGGAGTAGACCAGACATATATTAATAATACGACTTGGAATAACGCAACTTACGGCCTGGTTTTATCAAAGGAGGTAACAGCTCTTAATAACGTAACCACAGACCCGCTTGGTCCAAGTAATCCAAAATACGCAGACAACAACTCTTGGCAACGCACCGGTACGGTGGAATTTATCAGTACCAACCCAAGCTCTTCGAGTTTCCTAAAACCAATAGCCGGTGGAGGTTTTGAAGATATTGGGGCTTATGCTGGAGTATCGAGTGGTGGGACAACAGTGTCTCTATCAGATCTGGTAGTGGAAAGTTTGTCGTACGACGAAAGTACTGGAAAGTTTACCGCAGTAGTAAAAAATCAAGGGGCGGCCGCTACACCAAGTAATAAGAGTATAGGAGTAGCCTTCTTGGTAGATGATATTGAAAAGGTCCAAGGGCAAACCTCTGGCCCGTTGGCTGTAGGAGCATCAGTGAGTATTGTTAGTGGTAGTGTTTATACAGTATCAGAAGGCTCACATACATTAACTGCCAAAGTTGATAGCAATGGTAATATTTCTGAGTCTAATGAATCTAACAATAATTTTAGTCAAGACATTACAATTGCCGGTTCGTCTTCAAATATCTCTGTTGGTACAATAGATGGCATCGGTCCACAACCCATCACCCCAACTCCTCTTAGCCAAGGTACTATCTTCGTTGCACCAAATGGTACTGGAGCTGCCTGTACTGACGCCAATCCTTGTGACATCTGGACTGCTATTGACAAAGCTGTAGCTGGAGATGTCGTTTTCCTTAAAGGTGGTACTTACCAAGTAACTAAGAACATTTACCTCAATAATATTGGTACTGCTTCCAATCCGGTGATCTATGAGAGCTATCCAGGACAAAAAGCGGTGTTTGATGGAGCTAGTCTGCTAAGAGGAAGCTGGACTCAATTATTAATCACGGGTAAATATATACACTTACGCAATATAGAGGTAAAAGGAATGCCTAGATCTGGTATTGAGATTAACGGTACTGATAATATCGTTGATGGTATACACTCTCATCATAATACTCTGTCTGGTATCAGTATATACAGTTCTCCTAATGGTGATGATAAGCCTAATGCTGGTTCCAGGAATATTATGCGTAATTGTATTGCGCACGATAACTCCGATGCTGGTTTAACTGGTAGTGGTTATAATGACGGTAATAATGCTGACGGTTTGAAGGTTCATAGTGGTTTTGATAATAGGGTTGAAAATTGTCTGGTCTACAACAATTCTGATGATGGTATTGATACTTGGGTGTCGGTGGGAACTTATGTTGGTTATAGTATCTTCTATTCTAATGGTTTAGCGGCAGGTGATGGTAACGGCATCAAAGCTGGAGGTATCAAAGCTGGCACTACTGTTCAGGGTAGAAACGCTTACATCGATCACAACATATCTTATTCTAATCGGAGTAGAGGTTTGGATACAAACCAAGGAAAAAATGTTACTTTCATCAATAACACCACTTGGAATAACGCTGCTAGAGGAACTTTTGCTGGTGATACTACAATGAAAAATAACATATCTACCGACACTAAAATTTGGTCAGTTGATGCTGGTATTCAAGTAAACAACTCTTGGCAACGCACCGGTACGGTGGAATTTATCAGTACCAACCCAAGCTCTTCGAGTTTCCTAAAACCAACAGCCGGTGGAGGTTTTGAAGATATTGGGGCTTATGCTTCTATGGTTTCGTCGAATTCGTCCAGTAACGGCAGTAACACACAAGGGACAAGTTTAATTAATAACACTACTTCTAATACGACTAACTCATTGTCGTCTGGTGGTGGTTCTGGTTCTTCTAATACAGCAAATTCAAGTAATGACAATTTATCTAATACTTCAACGGGAGATAGTGTTGCACCGACTGAATCTCCAATTACCACCAATAGTCTTAATAATTCAGTGATGGCAAGTACCCAGCCGATTTTAACTACCAAGATGGGTATTGGTTCAAGAGGATCAGAGGTCAAACTACTCCAACAATTGTTGAACAGAGATCCTGTCACTCAAGTGGCTGCTTACGGTGACGGCTCCAAGGGTAATGAAACTGATTTTTACGGAACATTAACCGCGGAAGCAGTTGGAAAGTTTCAAATTAAATATGGAGTATTGCAAAGCAGAAACGAAGAAGGTTATGGAAATGTCGGTCCTCTTACACTAGCAAAGCTCAATGCGGTGTTTTCAACTCCGAGCCCTTCCGCTGAGCTTGTTGGACAAGCTTTACTTATGCAGCAGATAAATGACTTACTAAATCAGGTGCGATATTTGCAGTCATTATTGGCCCAGAAAATGAACGGCAATATCGGGACTGTGTTTACTAGGAATTTAGCTTACGGATCAGAAGGTGAGGATGTTCGTCGGTTGCAAATAAAACTAAATACAGATTTGGAAACCCAAGTTTCGCTGACTGGTGATGGGGCACCTGGATTGGAGACGACTTTCTTTGGTAAGGGTACTGAGGCGGCGGTTAAACGCTTTCAAGAAAAGTACAACATTATTAATTACGGAACACCAGAGACCACCGGTTACGGAGCCTTTGGTCCGGCCACTAGAGTAATGATGGAGAGCTTGTATTAG
- a CDS encoding ABC transporter ATP-binding protein produces the protein MKLIKAKNIHRTFTTGDVSTHVLKGVDFTVSEGEFIAIMGKSGAGKSTLMYQLSVLDHPTEGTIIIDNVDVSQLPESDQTEFRLNTLGYIFQDYALAPDLSAIENVMLPLLMKGNDWDESRDRASDMLSAVDLEGKDENLPSQLSGGEQQRVAIARAIVGNPKIIFADEPTANLDSVSGAAIIDLLGLLNKQGQTIVMVTHEEEYTKHCNRIVRMEDGLIVKEDIL, from the coding sequence ATGAAACTAATAAAAGCAAAAAACATTCATAGAACTTTTACTACCGGCGATGTCTCAACCCATGTACTTAAAGGAGTCGATTTTACTGTATCTGAAGGTGAATTCATTGCCATCATGGGTAAATCCGGGGCTGGTAAGTCCACTCTTATGTATCAGCTATCCGTCCTTGATCATCCCACCGAAGGTACCATCATTATCGACAACGTTGATGTCAGTCAACTACCAGAAAGTGACCAAACAGAATTCCGCCTTAATACTCTTGGCTATATCTTCCAAGATTATGCCTTGGCACCCGACTTAAGCGCGATTGAGAATGTTATGCTCCCCCTTCTAATGAAAGGTAATGACTGGGACGAATCTCGAGACAGGGCTTCCGATATGCTGAGCGCCGTCGATCTTGAAGGGAAAGATGAGAATCTTCCCTCTCAATTATCCGGTGGTGAACAACAACGTGTAGCCATCGCTAGAGCGATTGTTGGTAATCCTAAAATTATTTTTGCCGACGAACCGACCGCTAATCTTGACTCGGTTTCCGGTGCCGCCATCATTGACCTATTGGGTCTTTTAAATAAACAAGGTCAAACTATAGTTATGGTCACTCACGAAGAAGAGTATACCAAGCACTGTAATCGGATAGTAAGAATGGAAGACGGACTAATAGTCAAAGAAGATATTCTTTAA
- a CDS encoding ABC transporter permease — protein sequence MRTFRIGLLLGFRQIQRASFWTTALIIFVMMLTFLNLIAVSGVLVGLITGAENAVRENSMGDLIVSAKSDEDHIVNTQAIVRELDTYPEVTTRSVRYLGVGELEANYKERRDLKGDADVTNVKVSGVDPITENQTSDLSEFVVEGEYLSPNEEGMILIGAYYLSQYAELYGDIFETIEDVHPGDSVRLTAGDISKEFTVKGILQSKVDDVNLNTYISEREFRRLFGRIDQNADLIAVKIADPTKNSNVKEALVRSGLDEYAKIQTFEEGTPKFIADIKKTFNLLGNFIGSIGLVVASITIFIIIFINALSRRRNIGILKGIGISERAIEIAYVLQAAFYALIGSALGALLTYGVLIPYFEINPIQFPFSEGILVADPVLTFYKFVTLFFTTLIAGFLPAWLITRQNTLNSILGRK from the coding sequence ATGCGTACTTTTAGAATCGGACTACTGCTTGGCTTTAGACAGATTCAACGAGCTAGCTTTTGGACTACAGCTCTAATTATTTTTGTCATGATGCTGACTTTTCTAAACCTGATAGCGGTATCAGGTGTTTTGGTTGGACTAATTACCGGAGCCGAAAATGCTGTTCGCGAAAACTCCATGGGTGACTTAATTGTCTCAGCCAAAAGTGATGAAGATCATATAGTAAACACCCAAGCCATAGTCCGTGAACTCGATACATACCCAGAAGTTACCACTAGATCTGTTCGCTACCTTGGTGTCGGTGAATTGGAAGCCAACTACAAAGAAAGAAGGGATTTAAAAGGAGATGCTGATGTAACCAATGTCAAAGTATCCGGCGTAGATCCCATAACCGAAAATCAAACATCAGATTTAAGTGAATTTGTCGTGGAGGGAGAATATCTTAGCCCAAACGAAGAAGGTATGATTTTGATTGGCGCCTATTATCTAAGTCAGTACGCTGAGTTGTACGGTGACATTTTTGAAACTATTGAAGACGTTCACCCTGGTGATAGTGTCAGACTAACGGCTGGTGACATATCGAAAGAATTTACCGTCAAAGGAATTTTGCAATCTAAAGTCGACGACGTAAACTTAAACACCTATATTTCCGAAAGAGAGTTTCGAAGACTATTTGGACGAATTGACCAGAACGCTGATTTGATAGCCGTCAAAATCGCTGACCCAACTAAAAATTCTAACGTGAAAGAAGCACTGGTCAGAAGCGGCTTGGATGAATACGCTAAAATCCAAACCTTTGAAGAAGGAACACCAAAATTTATTGCTGATATAAAAAAGACCTTTAATTTGCTCGGTAACTTTATCGGCTCAATTGGCTTAGTAGTTGCCTCCATTACCATCTTCATAATCATTTTTATAAACGCTTTATCAAGGCGCCGTAATATTGGTATCTTAAAAGGTATAGGTATTAGCGAGCGGGCAATTGAAATTGCTTATGTTCTACAAGCTGCTTTTTACGCTTTAATTGGATCGGCTTTAGGTGCCCTACTAACTTATGGTGTACTAATCCCATATTTTGAGATCAACCCGATACAATTCCCTTTCAGTGAAGGTATCTTAGTAGCTGATCCGGTTCTCACTTTTTATAAATTCGTCACTCTCTTCTTCACCACCTTGATTGCTGGCTTTTTACCTGCCTGGCTGATCACTAGACAAAACACTCTTAACTCTATCCTAGGTAGAAAATAA
- a CDS encoding HlyD family efflux transporter periplasmic adaptor subunit, translating to MKTFFNKKTRYIVIILIVIILSVSYFVKHKNSTPEWITANVDVGTVSQIISVSGTVDATKTARLAFPISGIVESINVSKGQTVKKDDLLISLKHQDLQAEYQRAVGDLTIAKANQEETLSGARPEERDIAKTKVKIAEEALEQALREQEIKVTNAYRTLLSSNLTAQPTDSDEDSTAPTITGTYTCEKGEYTLKTYRSDAESGYSYVLSGLESGTHVAYTNSAAPLGNCGLYIQFDPNSKYGNSEWTIKIPNTESSSYVTNLNAYNLAVTTKNNTIDALRQDLELAKQNETLTTANPRTEAVERNEAKVTQSQAELARIGAQIKDHILYAPFAGTVTDIKPALGETVGLEPVVTMVADDFFEINALIPEIDITKVTLGQKAELVFDAHSDEVLTATITFVSPLAETIAGVSYFETTMILDEPVNWLRGGLNADINIIVEERKNVLRLPKRFLTEEDGNYTVLVPQNNTAITIPITVDFIGNDGYAVIEGLNENDVVIAP from the coding sequence ATGAAAACTTTTTTTAATAAGAAAACCCGCTACATTGTCATTATTTTAATTGTGATAATCTTGTCAGTTTCTTACTTTGTCAAACACAAAAACAGTACACCTGAATGGATCACAGCCAATGTCGATGTTGGTACAGTTAGTCAGATTATATCTGTTTCCGGTACCGTTGATGCTACCAAAACCGCCAGACTGGCTTTCCCAATTTCCGGAATAGTTGAATCAATCAATGTTTCTAAGGGACAAACTGTTAAAAAGGATGATTTGCTAATATCACTAAAACACCAGGATTTACAAGCTGAATATCAAAGAGCTGTAGGAGACCTAACAATTGCTAAAGCCAACCAAGAAGAAACCCTGTCCGGAGCTCGTCCAGAAGAACGTGATATCGCTAAAACAAAAGTAAAGATAGCGGAAGAAGCGCTAGAGCAAGCCCTCCGTGAGCAAGAAATAAAAGTAACCAATGCCTACCGCACTCTCCTATCAAGCAACCTAACAGCCCAACCAACCGACTCCGACGAAGACAGTACCGCACCCACCATTACTGGCACCTATACTTGTGAGAAAGGAGAATACACTTTAAAAACCTATCGTTCTGACGCAGAGTCAGGATACTCTTATGTATTAAGTGGCCTCGAAAGCGGAACTCACGTTGCCTACACCAACAGCGCTGCCCCACTTGGTAACTGCGGTTTGTATATACAATTTGATCCTAACTCAAAATACGGTAACTCTGAATGGACAATAAAAATACCAAATACCGAAAGTAGCTCTTACGTAACCAACTTAAACGCCTATAATCTAGCAGTTACCACCAAAAACAACACCATAGATGCCTTAAGACAAGATTTGGAATTAGCCAAACAAAACGAAACTCTAACTACTGCCAACCCTCGCACCGAAGCCGTAGAAAGAAACGAAGCTAAAGTTACCCAATCACAAGCTGAGTTAGCTCGTATCGGTGCCCAAATTAAAGACCATATACTCTACGCACCCTTTGCTGGCACGGTTACTGATATTAAACCAGCTCTAGGCGAAACGGTCGGACTTGAACCGGTTGTTACCATGGTGGCTGATGACTTTTTTGAAATCAATGCTCTAATTCCAGAAATCGATATAACCAAGGTCACCTTAGGACAAAAGGCTGAGTTAGTATTTGATGCTCACAGTGATGAAGTCTTGACCGCCACCATAACTTTTGTCTCTCCGCTGGCAGAGACAATTGCCGGTGTCTCCTATTTTGAGACCACCATGATTCTTGATGAACCAGTTAATTGGCTCCGCGGCGGCCTCAATGCTGACATAAATATAATAGTTGAAGAGCGTAAAAATGTCCTGCGTTTACCAAAACGATTTTTAACTGAAGAAGATGGTAATTACACCGTCCTAGTCCCCCAAAACAACACGGCAATTACTATCCCGATAACAGTCGATTTTATCGGCAATGATGGCTACGCCGTAATTGAAGGCTTAAACGAAAACGATGTGGTAATTGCTCCGTAA